One genomic window of Candidatus Melainabacteria bacterium includes the following:
- the queC gene encoding 7-cyano-7-deazaguanine synthase QueC, whose product MSKALVILSGGQDSTTCLFWAKERYDEVVALTFNYNQRHIREIESARMVAKLAAVEHEVIDMGPIFAGLSPLTDLKLEVDSYKSAHDLPGGLEKTFVPGRNILFLCVAANRAYVTGCDAMVIGVSEEDFGGYPDCRAEFIEKMEAALTSGLDKSIAIVTPLVHLSKKKTVELAQSLEGCLDALSFTTTCYNGEVPPCGHCHSCLLRQKGFEEAGVPDPLLVRGTADAR is encoded by the coding sequence ATGTCTAAGGCACTCGTAATTCTCTCCGGCGGACAAGACAGCACCACCTGTTTGTTCTGGGCTAAAGAGCGCTACGACGAGGTAGTGGCTTTGACCTTCAATTACAACCAACGCCATATCAGAGAAATTGAAAGCGCCAGAATGGTGGCAAAATTAGCCGCAGTTGAGCATGAAGTCATCGACATGGGGCCTATCTTTGCCGGACTCAGTCCACTTACAGATCTGAAACTGGAGGTCGACAGCTATAAATCGGCGCACGATTTGCCCGGAGGACTGGAGAAAACTTTTGTGCCGGGACGCAACATACTTTTCCTTTGTGTAGCAGCCAATCGCGCCTATGTGACTGGTTGTGACGCTATGGTGATCGGGGTTTCAGAGGAAGATTTCGGAGGTTATCCCGACTGCCGCGCCGAATTCATCGAAAAAATGGAAGCAGCATTGACAAGTGGGCTGGATAAAAGCATCGCCATTGTCACGCCGCTCGTTCATCTGTCCAAGAAGAAAACCGTTGAACTGGCGCAATCGCTGGAGGGATGTCTGGACGCCCTCTCATTTACAACCACTTGCTACAACGGTGAAGTGCCTCCATGCGGGCACTGTCACTCATGTTTGCTCAGACAGAAGGGTTTCGAAGAAGCCGGTGTGCCCGATCCTCTCCTTGTCCGGGGTACTGCCGATGCTCGGTAA
- a CDS encoding PDZ domain-containing protein, giving the protein MKFLFALLTAISLSQTVAADATTLVGGIKYHEVEGRIGVRVNHSGRVHRVHPQSPAEVAGIQKGDVITSVDGTRSSVVGRIHGQPGTVAHLTVRRNGDELMFAVPRVEFFNIRMQDKPPLVVQR; this is encoded by the coding sequence ATGAAATTTCTGTTTGCTTTGTTAACCGCAATATCTTTGTCCCAAACGGTTGCCGCAGATGCGACGACCCTGGTTGGGGGGATCAAATATCACGAGGTTGAAGGAAGAATAGGCGTGCGCGTTAATCACTCCGGTCGGGTGCATAGAGTACACCCCCAGTCGCCGGCTGAGGTAGCCGGCATACAGAAAGGAGATGTGATCACGTCAGTCGACGGCACACGAAGCAGTGTTGTCGGCAGGATTCACGGACAGCCTGGTACGGTTGCCCATCTCACGGTTCGACGAAATGGCGATGAACTGATGTTTGCCGTACCACGAGTGGAATTTTTCAACATTCGAATGCAAGACAAGCCACCACTAGTGGTGCAGCGCTAG
- a CDS encoding 7-carboxy-7-deazaguanine synthase QueE produces MLGKNPVRPQQLNDGQSLWIQSVFYTLQGEGPFIGKPAVFVRLSGCNLKCFWCDTDFESSTWQPSLNELLADIEIKRPEHCKFIVITGGEPFRQNIAPLVESLLNSGLTVQIETNGTLWVDLPVSKNLHIVCSPKANFIHEKLLPRITTYKYVLDADSIDPTDGLPNKSTQKMHTAVQIARPPEDGEIFVMPIDSGDGKRNEDNKRACVDVAMKHGYRMTLQSHKLLNID; encoded by the coding sequence ATGCTCGGTAAGAATCCTGTCCGCCCCCAGCAATTAAACGACGGGCAGTCTCTCTGGATTCAGTCTGTCTTTTACACATTGCAGGGCGAAGGTCCATTTATCGGTAAACCTGCGGTTTTCGTCCGCCTCTCCGGCTGCAATTTAAAATGTTTCTGGTGCGACACTGATTTCGAGTCGTCGACATGGCAACCCAGTTTGAATGAATTGCTTGCGGACATTGAAATAAAGCGACCAGAGCATTGCAAATTTATAGTCATCACGGGTGGTGAACCGTTTCGACAGAATATTGCACCGCTAGTGGAGAGTCTGCTGAACAGCGGGTTGACCGTGCAGATCGAAACCAACGGTACACTCTGGGTTGACTTGCCGGTAAGTAAAAATTTGCATATCGTTTGCAGCCCCAAAGCCAATTTCATCCACGAAAAATTACTACCGAGAATAACGACTTACAAGTACGTTCTCGATGCCGACTCAATCGATCCGACAGATGGTCTGCCCAACAAATCTACTCAAAAGATGCATACAGCGGTTCAAATTGCACGACCGCCCGAGGATGGCGAAATCTTTGTCATGCCTATCGATTCTGGTGACGGCAAGCGAAATGAAGATAATAAGCGAGCTTGCGTGGACGTGGCCATGAAACACGGGTACAGAATGACCCTGCAAAGTCATAAATTATTGAACATTGATTAG
- the queF gene encoding preQ(1) synthase produces the protein MTVTQNLKHLGNKTEYVYTNPTVEILEHVPNPFSDREQNRHQVAGTVHIEANEFTSLCPITGQPDFATIVIDYIPRERLVESKSLKLYLGSFRQFGEFHESCVNRIANDLIELLDPSYIKVEGRFTPRGGISIWPVAEFHR, from the coding sequence ATGACAGTGACGCAGAACTTAAAGCATCTGGGAAATAAGACCGAATACGTTTATACAAATCCAACCGTAGAGATTCTCGAGCACGTACCAAACCCGTTCTCAGATCGTGAGCAAAATCGGCACCAGGTAGCAGGAACAGTCCACATTGAAGCTAATGAATTCACCAGCCTCTGCCCGATTACCGGTCAGCCCGACTTTGCCACCATAGTGATCGACTATATTCCGCGCGAACGTCTTGTTGAAAGCAAATCTCTGAAGCTCTACCTGGGCAGTTTTCGTCAATTCGGGGAATTTCACGAATCATGCGTAAATCGAATCGCCAATGACCTGATCGAACTACTCGACCCCTCGTACATCAAAGTAGAAGGGCGATTCACGCCCCGCGGTGGCATTTCGATATGGCCGGTTGCTGAGTTTCACCGCTGA
- a CDS encoding tetratricopeptide repeat protein — MNTEEHAQRAYEQAMDLLTGGQYSDAVGFFTDALQLKPEFATVYFNRAFAYNMLGEPEKAIEDYTQAIALDNENAWAYIYRAYAQGVLGRQTEVILDCGKAIDINPKLGLAYTERGYAYFQQGLYREAAADFGEFINLTPDDSSAYYCRAIAYSELEMHEESIADLTKAIEINPKDPGAYFCRGISYHNLNRYQQAIEDYTRALDLNPECVEAFESRQIAYSQLSVALHQIIDSPNVKKAKTRTKVQELLWKLDVAMREKQGVKQCPEEEERIRNKLLRTPSK; from the coding sequence TTGAATACAGAGGAACATGCTCAGAGAGCCTACGAGCAAGCGATGGACTTGCTTACAGGTGGGCAATATTCGGACGCCGTAGGTTTCTTCACAGATGCTCTGCAACTTAAGCCTGAGTTTGCGACGGTCTATTTCAACCGCGCTTTTGCCTACAACATGCTCGGTGAGCCGGAGAAGGCCATTGAAGACTACACGCAGGCCATTGCTCTGGACAACGAAAATGCCTGGGCATACATCTATAGAGCCTATGCACAGGGAGTTCTCGGTCGCCAGACAGAGGTGATTCTCGATTGCGGAAAGGCAATCGATATCAATCCAAAACTGGGACTTGCCTACACAGAGCGTGGTTACGCTTACTTTCAACAGGGACTCTACAGAGAAGCGGCGGCAGATTTCGGTGAATTCATTAATCTCACTCCTGATGACTCGAGCGCATACTACTGCCGCGCCATAGCTTACAGCGAACTGGAGATGCACGAAGAGTCAATTGCTGACCTGACAAAAGCTATAGAAATCAATCCTAAGGATCCCGGAGCCTACTTCTGCCGCGGCATTTCATATCACAACCTGAATCGATACCAGCAGGCTATTGAAGACTACACTCGTGCTCTTGACTTGAATCCAGAGTGCGTCGAAGCTTTCGAAAGCAGGCAGATCGCATATTCGCAGTTGTCTGTAGCACTGCACCAGATCATAGATTCTCCGAATGTAAAGAAAGCAAAAACGAGAACAAAAGTCCAGGAGCTGCTCTGGAAACTGGATGTCGCGATGCGCGAAAAGCAAGGCGTCAAGCAGTGTCCAGAAGAGGAAGAACGCATCCGGAATAAACTTTTGCGCACACCTTCTAAGTGA